Proteins encoded by one window of Fibrobacter sp.:
- a CDS encoding ParA family protein has protein sequence MSKVIAICNQKGGVGKTTTAVNLAASFAALEKKTLLIDMDPQGNASQGFGYNESQEMDIHEVLELAENPDNVTYDNIKPAIMNTRLDFLKIITSGPDLAVMEIELVNAMSREHRLERVMKVLDQAFEFIIIDAPPSLNLLTINVLTAAKSVLIPIQCEYYALHGVTELFNTIREVQKNLNGNLKIEGALLTMFANNNLSKQVADEVRENLADTVFQTVIPRNVRLSEAPSHGKPVILYDVRSPGSQSYMKLAEEILNKGK, from the coding sequence ATGAGTAAAGTGATAGCGATATGCAACCAGAAAGGCGGCGTGGGCAAGACCACTACAGCCGTGAACCTGGCTGCCAGTTTTGCCGCCCTGGAGAAAAAGACTCTCCTTATCGACATGGACCCCCAGGGGAACGCGTCCCAGGGTTTCGGCTACAACGAATCCCAGGAGATGGATATCCACGAGGTGCTGGAACTGGCCGAAAATCCGGACAATGTCACCTACGATAACATCAAGCCCGCCATCATGAACACGAGGCTCGACTTCTTGAAGATCATCACTTCGGGGCCGGACCTTGCCGTCATGGAAATCGAACTGGTGAACGCCATGAGCCGCGAACACCGTCTGGAGCGTGTCATGAAAGTTCTGGACCAGGCCTTCGAATTCATCATCATTGATGCGCCCCCAAGCCTGAACCTGCTCACCATCAACGTGCTCACCGCCGCAAAGAGTGTGCTGATTCCTATCCAGTGCGAATACTACGCCCTCCACGGCGTGACGGAGCTGTTCAACACCATCCGCGAAGTCCAGAAAAACCTGAACGGAAACCTGAAAATCGAAGGGGCGCTCCTCACCATGTTCGCCAACAACAACCTCTCGAAGCAGGTGGCCGACGAAGTTCGCGAAAACCTGGCCGACACCGTTTTCCAGACGGTCATCCCGCGTAACGTGCGCCTCAGCGAGGCACCCTCCCACGGAAAGCCGGTCATCTTGTACGACGTGCGGAGCCCCGGTTCCCAGTCCTACATGAAACTCGCCGAAGAAATCCTGAATAAGGGGAAGTAG
- a CDS encoding polymer-forming cytoskeletal protein, translated as MPGKEQEITQISNTITIKGDIIGKSDVRVAGVVNGSISIDGELIIEKSGHIEGEIKTKSAVIAGSIKGNIDCSEKMILESSSQFVGNIKTKQLIIQEGAMFQGNCQMGIPSTPAAQPKEKA; from the coding sequence ATGCCAGGTAAAGAACAGGAAATTACCCAGATCAGCAACACCATTACCATCAAGGGCGACATTATCGGCAAGAGCGATGTCCGCGTGGCAGGTGTAGTTAACGGAAGCATCAGCATCGATGGCGAACTCATTATCGAAAAGAGCGGCCACATCGAAGGCGAAATCAAGACCAAGTCTGCTGTGATTGCAGGCTCCATCAAGGGCAATATCGACTGCTCCGAAAAAATGATTCTCGAAAGTTCTTCCCAGTTCGTAGGGAACATCAAGACCAAACAGCTCATTATCCAGGAAGGTGCCATGTTCCAGGGTAACTGCCAGATGGGTATTCCTTCTACACCTGCAGCCCAACCTAAGGAAAAGGCATAA
- a CDS encoding M23 family metallopeptidase has product MKGKYYTIQIIPEDSEKVRKFKVRTWWFAFIKISLVVIILVLGLFIYHLGKINRIVASYEKMRVTNAQLVKKDNNYEEMFSRLDSLWILEERIQNIFETFLENDSAKINSIIDKNKFAHTPVEKIQVDYEGIHGWQPLSEKIKLEHIPSVLPVVGIESKKFSEEENHLGIDISAQAGNPVFASGAGNVVFAGQKDELGNTIVIDHQNGYRSSYSHLKTINVRKGYTVSKGDIIGTVGSTGNTSGAHLHFEITKDGINLNPSDFID; this is encoded by the coding sequence ATGAAAGGCAAGTACTACACCATACAGATTATCCCGGAAGATTCCGAGAAGGTGAGAAAGTTCAAGGTTCGCACCTGGTGGTTCGCCTTTATCAAGATTTCCCTGGTCGTGATCATCCTCGTGCTGGGACTGTTCATCTACCATCTCGGGAAAATCAACCGCATCGTGGCAAGCTACGAAAAAATGCGGGTGACCAACGCCCAGCTGGTCAAGAAGGACAACAACTACGAAGAAATGTTCTCCCGCCTGGATTCCCTGTGGATTTTGGAAGAACGCATCCAGAACATCTTCGAGACTTTTTTGGAAAACGATTCTGCAAAAATCAACAGCATTATCGACAAGAACAAGTTCGCCCATACGCCCGTCGAAAAAATCCAGGTGGACTACGAAGGTATCCACGGCTGGCAGCCCCTTTCTGAAAAAATCAAGCTGGAACACATCCCCAGTGTTCTGCCCGTGGTTGGAATCGAAAGCAAGAAGTTTTCCGAAGAAGAAAACCATCTTGGCATAGATATTTCGGCACAGGCCGGAAACCCGGTATTCGCATCGGGAGCTGGCAACGTGGTCTTTGCAGGCCAAAAAGATGAACTGGGAAACACCATTGTCATTGACCACCAGAACGGCTACAGGTCGAGCTATTCTCATCTGAAGACGATCAACGTGAGAAAGGGTTATACCGTAAGCAAGGGCGACATTATCGGTACAGTCGGGAGCACCGGCAATACCAGCGGCGCCCACTTGCATTTTGAAATTACAAAAGACGGAATCAACTTGAATCCGTCAGATTTCATAGACTAA
- a CDS encoding ParB/RepB/Spo0J family partition protein, producing the protein MGKKSFALGRGLSDILKDHDANKNFSANAPQGESSNGQQVVEIQLDLIDPNPFQPRKFFSDDELSELAETIKTHGLLTPINVRSVNGRYQIISGERRTRASRLAGLKTIKAQVFSDIGDKAMAEWALIENIQRVDLNPIETAQSYQQLIDNHDYTHEDLAKAVGKSRSAITNALRLLKLPDQVQYWIQEGKLSSGAARALCSDKIADVEALAKRIIDEGLNVRQIEAISRGEEIDPTKVEKQEKENNEKPAASPAASGNPPKPKPELSADMKQFESKLETYFGTKVAINPSAGSETKGTIVINYYSMDDLNRIQQLMENA; encoded by the coding sequence ATGGGAAAGAAATCTTTTGCACTTGGACGCGGTCTTTCTGACATTCTCAAGGACCATGACGCTAATAAGAATTTTTCTGCCAACGCCCCCCAGGGCGAGTCTTCCAATGGACAGCAGGTCGTAGAAATCCAGCTGGACCTGATCGACCCAAACCCGTTTCAACCCCGCAAGTTTTTCAGCGACGACGAACTTTCAGAACTGGCCGAAACCATCAAGACCCACGGGCTTCTGACTCCCATCAACGTGCGGAGCGTAAACGGCCGCTACCAGATTATCAGCGGTGAACGCCGCACCCGCGCAAGCAGGCTTGCAGGCCTCAAGACCATCAAGGCCCAGGTGTTCAGCGACATTGGCGACAAGGCCATGGCCGAATGGGCTCTTATCGAAAATATCCAGCGCGTGGACCTGAACCCCATCGAGACGGCGCAGTCCTACCAGCAGCTCATCGACAACCACGACTACACTCACGAAGACCTGGCAAAGGCGGTAGGCAAGTCCCGTTCCGCCATCACCAACGCGCTCCGACTGCTGAAACTCCCGGACCAGGTGCAGTACTGGATCCAAGAAGGCAAGCTCTCTTCTGGAGCGGCCCGCGCCCTCTGCAGCGACAAGATTGCCGACGTAGAAGCCCTTGCAAAGAGAATCATCGACGAAGGCCTGAACGTCCGCCAGATCGAGGCAATTTCCAGAGGCGAAGAAATTGACCCGACTAAAGTCGAAAAGCAAGAAAAAGAAAATAATGAAAAGCCTGCAGCAAGTCCTGCGGCTTCTGGAAATCCGCCCAAGCCGAAGCCGGAACTCAGTGCCGACATGAAACAGTTCGAGTCCAAGCTGGAAACCTATTTCGGCACCAAGGTGGCAATCAACCCCAGCGCAGGTTCCGAAACCAAGGGAACCATCGTAATTAACTATTATTCCATGGACGACCTGAACCGTATCCAGCAACTCATGGAAAACGCCTAG
- a CDS encoding class I SAM-dependent methyltransferase, producing MPWITNQGLLSYRNNIEQQNLLNQFLRENGVELPGETLGKLYDYADLVVETKQFGNLISAKDSEKFLSRHIADSLVAYVYIVRECKEIPAFAGMTSHVQKTTTSAHPYLKATEGSGLIPHTYKWADMGAGAGCPVFPLAIVMPQVQFYAVEPRNMRVQFMQMAKEKLGLKNLTVVGKRFETSGLTDLDFISCRALSTFENDWERARPALKKGGMFLTLKSYNNVVQLESDPAIILHKYTLPNEEQVYALVTRGNE from the coding sequence TTGCCGTGGATAACGAATCAGGGTCTTTTGAGTTATAGAAACAACATCGAACAGCAGAACCTTTTGAACCAATTCCTAAGAGAAAATGGTGTTGAATTGCCCGGAGAAACTCTCGGCAAGCTGTACGACTATGCCGACCTGGTGGTAGAAACCAAGCAGTTCGGCAACCTGATTTCGGCGAAGGATTCCGAAAAATTTTTGAGCAGGCACATTGCAGATTCGCTGGTGGCCTATGTATATATAGTAAGGGAATGCAAGGAGATCCCCGCCTTCGCGGGGATGACGAGTCACGTACAAAAAACCACAACCTCGGCCCACCCATACCTCAAAGCGACCGAAGGGAGCGGCCTCATACCTCACACCTATAAATGGGCCGACATGGGAGCCGGAGCAGGCTGTCCGGTTTTCCCCCTTGCCATCGTAATGCCCCAAGTCCAGTTCTATGCCGTAGAACCCCGGAACATGCGTGTGCAGTTCATGCAGATGGCCAAAGAAAAACTGGGCCTCAAGAACCTGACCGTGGTGGGCAAGCGTTTCGAGACTTCTGGCCTAACCGACCTGGATTTTATCAGCTGCCGGGCCCTTTCCACTTTCGAAAACGACTGGGAACGCGCGAGGCCCGCCCTCAAGAAGGGTGGCATGTTCCTCACCCTCAAGAGCTACAACAACGTAGTCCAGCTGGAAAGCGACCCCGCAATTATACTGCACAAATATACACTACCTAACGAAGAACAAGTTTACGCCTTAGTCACTCGAGGTAACGAATGA
- a CDS encoding pyridoxamine 5'-phosphate oxidase family protein yields the protein MEEVVKFLKDAGAYFLATVDNDQPRVRPFGTANIFEGKLYIQTGKSKDCSKQIQKNGKVEICAMDKTGSKWIRVAGTLVRDDRREPKVDMLEHYPELKSMYLPDDDNTETLYFKDATATFYSFTAAPRTVKF from the coding sequence ATGGAAGAAGTCGTAAAATTTCTCAAGGATGCCGGCGCCTACTTTTTGGCGACGGTAGATAATGATCAACCCCGCGTCCGCCCGTTTGGCACCGCCAACATTTTCGAGGGCAAGCTCTATATCCAGACGGGCAAGTCCAAGGACTGCTCCAAGCAGATCCAGAAAAACGGCAAGGTGGAAATCTGTGCCATGGACAAGACCGGTTCCAAGTGGATCCGCGTTGCCGGTACCCTGGTCCGCGACGACCGTCGTGAACCGAAGGTGGACATGCTGGAACACTACCCCGAGCTCAAGTCGATGTACTTGCCCGACGACGACAACACCGAGACCCTCTACTTCAAGGACGCGACTGCCACGTTCTACAGTTTCACGGCGGCACCCCGCACCGTGAAATTTTAA